In Cygnus olor isolate bCygOlo1 chromosome 12, bCygOlo1.pri.v2, whole genome shotgun sequence, one DNA window encodes the following:
- the DYNLRB2 gene encoding dynein light chain roadblock-type 2: MAEVDETLKRIQAHKGVIATMVINAEGIPIRTTLDNSTTVQYAGLLCQLTMKARSTVRDIDPQNDLTFLRIRSKKHEIMVAPDKEYLLIVIQNPCE; encoded by the exons ATG GCTGAAGTGGACGAAACCCTAAAGAGGATCCAAGCCCACAAAGGGGTCATTGCGACTATGGTCATCAACGCGGAAG GAATTCCAATAAGGACAACTCTTGATAACTCTACAACAGTCCAGTATGCAGGTCTTCTTTGTCAGCTCACCATGAAAGCGAGGAGCACAGTGAGAGATATTGATCCTCAGAATGATCTAACCTTTCTCAGGATCAGatcaaagaaacatgaaatcATGGTAGCTCCAG ATAAAGAGTATCTCCTGATCGTTATTCAGAACCCATGCGAATAG